In Achromobacter xylosoxidans A8, a single window of DNA contains:
- the traD gene encoding type IV conjugative transfer system coupling protein TraD: protein MSGKQPVEVLLRPAVELYTVAACAGAAFLSLVAPWSLALSPAMGVGAALAFGAYGAIRYRDARVILRYRRNIRRLPRYVMTSRDVPVSQQRLFVGRGFLWEQKHTHRLMQTYRPEFRRYVEPTPAYRLARRLEERLEFAPFPLSRLVRLTGWDVSFNPVRPLPPVGGLPRLHGIEPDEVDVSLPLGERVGHSLVLGTTRVGKTRLAELFVTQDIRRTNADGEHEVVIVIDPKGDADLLKRMYVEAKRAGREGEFYVFHLGWPEFSARYNAVGRFGRISEVATRIAGQLSGEGNSAAFREFAWRFVNIIARALVELGQRPDYMLIQRHVINIDALFMEYAQHYFAKTEPKTWEVIVQIEAKLNEKNIPRNMIGREKRVVALEQYLSQARNYDPVLDGLRSAVRYDKTYFDKIVASLLPLLEKLTSGKIAQLLAPNYSDLSDARPIFDWMQVIRKRAVVYVGLDALSDAEVAAAVGNSMFSDLVSVAGHIYKHGIDDGLPGASAGTRIPINVHADEFNELMGDEFIPLINKGGGAGLQVTAYTQTLSDIEARIGNRAKAGQVIGNFNNLFMLRVRETATAELLTRQLPKVEVYTTTIVSGATDASDIRGTTDFTSNTQDRISMSSVPMIEPSHVVGLPKGQCFALLQGGQLWKVRMPLPAPDPDEVMPADLQQLAGYMRQSYSEATQWWEFTSSPALQEAALPDDLLDDAAPAEPDAVATGADDSTGEAAP from the coding sequence ATGTCGGGGAAACAGCCCGTCGAAGTCCTGTTGCGCCCAGCGGTGGAGCTATACACCGTCGCGGCATGTGCGGGCGCCGCGTTTCTGTCCCTGGTGGCCCCGTGGTCGCTCGCGCTGAGCCCAGCCATGGGCGTCGGTGCCGCACTGGCGTTCGGCGCCTATGGCGCGATCCGCTACCGCGATGCGCGGGTGATCCTGCGCTACCGCCGCAACATCCGGCGCCTGCCGCGCTACGTGATGACGAGCAGGGACGTGCCGGTCAGCCAGCAGCGCCTGTTCGTGGGGCGCGGTTTCCTGTGGGAACAGAAGCACACCCACAGGCTGATGCAGACGTACCGGCCGGAATTTCGCCGCTACGTCGAGCCAACACCGGCATACCGGCTGGCGCGACGCCTGGAGGAGCGGCTGGAGTTCGCACCGTTTCCACTGTCTCGCCTCGTACGGCTCACGGGCTGGGATGTGTCATTCAACCCCGTGCGGCCACTGCCACCGGTAGGCGGCCTGCCGCGATTGCACGGCATCGAACCCGACGAGGTCGACGTCAGCCTGCCACTGGGTGAGCGCGTCGGCCATTCGCTGGTGCTGGGCACCACGCGCGTGGGGAAGACGCGGCTGGCCGAGTTGTTCGTCACCCAGGACATCCGTCGCACGAATGCAGACGGTGAGCATGAGGTCGTGATCGTCATCGACCCCAAGGGCGACGCGGATCTCTTGAAACGCATGTACGTCGAAGCCAAGCGAGCGGGTCGCGAGGGCGAGTTCTACGTCTTTCACCTCGGCTGGCCCGAGTTCTCTGCACGCTACAACGCGGTGGGGCGCTTCGGACGCATCAGTGAAGTCGCCACGCGCATTGCCGGGCAACTCTCCGGCGAGGGCAACAGTGCAGCGTTCCGCGAGTTCGCATGGCGCTTCGTCAACATCATTGCGCGCGCATTGGTGGAACTGGGGCAGCGCCCGGACTACATGCTGATCCAGCGGCACGTAATCAACATCGACGCGCTGTTCATGGAGTACGCCCAACACTACTTCGCCAAGACCGAGCCCAAGACCTGGGAGGTGATCGTCCAGATCGAGGCCAAGCTCAACGAGAAGAACATCCCAAGGAACATGATCGGGCGCGAGAAGCGTGTGGTGGCGCTGGAGCAATACCTCTCCCAGGCGCGCAACTACGACCCTGTGCTCGATGGCCTGCGCTCGGCGGTGCGCTACGACAAGACCTACTTCGACAAGATCGTTGCATCGCTGCTGCCGCTGCTGGAAAAGCTCACCAGCGGCAAGATCGCCCAACTCCTGGCGCCGAATTACTCCGACCTGTCTGACGCGCGCCCGATCTTCGACTGGATGCAAGTCATCAGGAAGCGCGCCGTGGTCTATGTCGGCCTGGATGCGCTGTCGGATGCTGAAGTCGCCGCGGCGGTCGGCAACTCCATGTTCTCCGACCTGGTGTCGGTAGCCGGGCACATCTACAAGCACGGGATCGACGACGGCCTGCCGGGTGCCTCGGCTGGCACGCGCATTCCCATCAACGTCCATGCCGACGAGTTCAACGAACTGATGGGCGACGAGTTCATCCCCCTTATCAACAAGGGCGGCGGTGCCGGGCTGCAGGTGACCGCGTATACGCAGACGCTCTCGGACATCGAGGCCCGCATCGGCAACCGCGCGAAGGCCGGCCAGGTGATCGGCAACTTCAACAACCTGTTCATGCTGCGGGTTCGGGAAACCGCCACCGCGGAATTGTTGACCCGTCAATTGCCCAAGGTGGAGGTCTATACCACCACCATCGTCTCCGGCGCGACCGATGCCTCGGACATCCGCGGGACGACGGACTTCACCAGCAACACGCAAGACCGCATCAGCATGTCGAGCGTGCCGATGATCGAGCCATCCCACGTCGTCGGCCTGCCCAAAGGCCAATGCTTCGCGCTGCTGCAGGGTGGTCAGCTCTGGAAGGTCCGGATGCCACTGCCAGCGCCTGACCCCGATGAAGTGATGCCGGCGGACTTGCAGCAACTGGCTGGGTACATGCGTCAGAGCTACAGCGAGGCCACGCAATGGTGGGAGTTCACCAGTTCCCCAGCCTTGCAGGAGGCTGCCTTGCCCGACGACCTGCTGGATGACGCCGCTCCGGCCGAGCCTGACGCGGTGGCCACCGGCGCCGACGACAGCACCGGCGAGGCCGCACCATGA
- a CDS encoding TIGR03747 family integrating conjugative element membrane protein: MKDAASTAQREQNQRQGLIVGTITLPFRLLGVLIGSLLFSIVVECVGMHLFWKDQGWRHSQQMLQYELGHLSNHFTRSVVVQEPGRTAHELVDTGYGWVFVRSGLLERMSQTAERARAPSREPTRNFRYYISQAYVWAESYLIAAAFTTLTFLVRLLVLVLTLPLILTAAFVGLIDGLVRRDVRRFGAGRESGFIYHRAKASLMPLAVLPWITYLALPISVHPLLILLPSAALLGLAVSLTAGSFKKYL, from the coding sequence ATGAAGGATGCCGCCTCGACCGCGCAGCGGGAGCAGAACCAGCGCCAGGGGCTGATCGTCGGCACCATCACCTTGCCGTTCAGGCTGCTCGGGGTGCTGATCGGTTCGCTGCTGTTCTCGATCGTGGTGGAGTGCGTCGGCATGCACCTGTTCTGGAAGGACCAGGGCTGGCGCCACTCCCAGCAGATGCTGCAGTACGAACTCGGGCACCTGTCGAACCACTTCACGCGCAGCGTGGTGGTGCAGGAGCCCGGGCGCACGGCGCACGAGCTGGTGGATACCGGGTACGGGTGGGTGTTCGTGCGCTCGGGGTTGCTGGAGCGCATGAGCCAGACCGCCGAGCGCGCCCGTGCGCCCAGCCGCGAGCCGACGCGCAACTTCCGCTATTACATCAGCCAGGCCTATGTCTGGGCCGAGAGCTACCTGATCGCCGCGGCCTTCACGACGCTCACGTTCCTCGTGCGCCTGCTGGTCCTGGTGCTCACGCTGCCGCTGATCCTCACTGCGGCATTCGTCGGCCTGATCGACGGCCTGGTGCGGCGGGACGTGCGGCGGTTCGGCGCGGGCCGGGAATCCGGCTTCATCTACCACCGCGCGAAAGCGAGCCTGATGCCGCTGGCCGTGCTGCCCTGGATCACCTACCTCGCGCTGCCGATCTCGGTGCATCCGCTGCTGATCCTGCTGCCCAGCGCAGCCTTGCTGGGACTGGCCGTGAGCCTGACCGCGGGCAGCTTCAAAAAGTACCTCTAG
- a CDS encoding RAQPRD family integrative conjugative element protein encodes MLASIWLRAAHRGVPTFLVTALVLGRSPMALAESPAQRQELVAALRQLDALERTVADSAAHTPITPGERYHFDYPRLQADLARVRAGIQFHLTPSRAQPRAPSELAGEYRTERATEPLPATTAEGKQ; translated from the coding sequence ATGTTGGCTTCGATCTGGCTGCGCGCCGCGCATCGCGGCGTGCCCACTTTTCTCGTGACGGCCCTCGTGCTGGGCCGGTCCCCGATGGCCTTGGCCGAGTCCCCGGCGCAGCGCCAGGAGTTGGTCGCCGCGCTGCGCCAGCTCGACGCGCTGGAACGCACCGTCGCGGACAGCGCCGCGCATACCCCCATCACACCGGGCGAGCGCTACCACTTCGATTACCCGCGGCTCCAGGCTGACTTGGCGCGCGTGCGCGCCGGCATCCAATTTCACCTGACGCCATCGCGCGCTCAACCGCGCGCCCCCTCCGAACTGGCCGGCGAATACCGCACCGAACGGGCGACCGAGCCGCTGCCGGCGACGACTGCGGAGGGCAAGCAATGA
- a CDS encoding TIGR03758 family integrating conjugative element protein, translating into MNGAQVSAFQANSGIAPSAMATVLVGVVFAVLLVWGVWAIRTAYVGWSESRLNQRQFLGVCIRFVAMYLVLSFFLLS; encoded by the coding sequence ATGAACGGCGCCCAGGTCTCGGCATTTCAAGCCAACAGCGGTATCGCGCCTTCCGCGATGGCGACCGTTCTGGTCGGCGTCGTGTTCGCGGTCCTGCTCGTGTGGGGCGTCTGGGCCATCCGAACGGCCTACGTGGGGTGGTCCGAGAGCCGCCTCAACCAGCGCCAGTTCCTCGGCGTCTGCATCCGCTTCGTCGCGATGTACCTCGTCCTGAGTTTCTTCCTTCTGTCCTGA
- a CDS encoding TIGR03745 family integrating conjugative element membrane protein: MHNRNLTSRFAQRAAVALGAAALPALSFAQGLPQLENPTRGTGNGIMETIRNYGYDIIMLVALLVVASMFIGVCYHAYGTYAEIHTGRKTWGQFGLTVAIGAVLLVIGIWLLTEATGIL; encoded by the coding sequence ATGCACAACCGCAACCTCACTTCCCGTTTTGCCCAGCGCGCCGCCGTGGCCCTGGGCGCCGCCGCGCTGCCGGCGCTGTCGTTCGCGCAAGGTCTGCCGCAATTGGAGAACCCCACGCGCGGCACCGGCAACGGCATCATGGAGACGATCCGCAACTACGGCTACGACATCATCATGCTCGTGGCCCTGCTGGTGGTGGCGTCGATGTTCATCGGCGTCTGCTACCACGCCTACGGGACCTACGCGGAGATCCACACCGGCCGCAAGACGTGGGGCCAGTTCGGCCTCACGGTCGCTATCGGCGCCGTGCTGCTTGTGATCGGCATCTGGCTGCTCACCGAAGCCACCGGCATCCTGTAA
- a CDS encoding TIGR03750 family conjugal transfer protein, translating into MSEQQHVRADGTVTFLPHRLNRHPVVVRGLTADELWICCGLSGAAGLLVGAPLSWVFRTIALAPTFVVLGVALGVFIGGGILRRLKRGRPDTWLYRQLQWRIATRHPLMAGWVGGHVLISRSGFWSTRRSMR; encoded by the coding sequence ATGTCCGAGCAGCAGCACGTCCGTGCGGACGGAACGGTCACCTTCCTTCCGCACCGGCTCAACCGCCATCCCGTTGTGGTGCGCGGCCTCACCGCTGACGAACTCTGGATTTGCTGCGGCCTGTCCGGTGCCGCCGGCCTGCTGGTCGGCGCGCCGCTGTCCTGGGTGTTCCGCACGATCGCGCTGGCGCCGACCTTCGTCGTCCTGGGCGTGGCGCTCGGCGTCTTCATCGGCGGCGGCATCCTGCGCCGCCTCAAGCGTGGGCGTCCCGACACCTGGCTGTATCGGCAACTGCAATGGCGCATCGCCACGCGCCATCCGCTGATGGCCGGCTGGGTGGGTGGCCATGTGCTGATCTCGCGCTCGGGCTTCTGGTCCACCCGCAGGAGCATGCGATGA
- a CDS encoding PFL_4703 family integrating conjugative element protein → MSRFKNEITHLQAHIKTLRLAAGALVVVALVMGGGWWSAPRDLTIHVPPDLRSGSTRKWWEVPPESVYAFTFYVFQTLNRWPTNGEEDYSRNLHTLSPYLTPSCQAFLRADYDYRRSTGELRQRVRGIYEIPGRGYGDDPTARVRTVSDRDWVVTLDITADEYYGAEQVKRALVRYPIKVTRVDVDPARNPFGLALDCYDGAPQRISAPEPTRPAPSGLSPQAPQGGNTP, encoded by the coding sequence ATGAGCCGCTTCAAAAACGAGATCACCCACCTGCAGGCGCACATCAAGACCTTGCGGCTGGCCGCGGGCGCGCTGGTCGTCGTCGCCCTGGTCATGGGCGGCGGCTGGTGGAGCGCGCCGCGCGACCTGACCATCCACGTCCCGCCCGACCTGCGCTCTGGCAGTACCCGCAAGTGGTGGGAAGTGCCGCCCGAATCGGTCTATGCGTTCACGTTCTACGTGTTCCAGACGCTGAACCGCTGGCCAACCAATGGCGAGGAAGACTACTCGCGCAACCTCCACACGCTCTCGCCGTACCTCACCCCGTCCTGCCAGGCCTTCCTGCGGGCGGACTATGACTACCGCCGCTCCACGGGCGAGCTGCGTCAGCGCGTGCGCGGCATCTACGAGATTCCCGGCCGCGGCTATGGCGACGACCCCACGGCGCGCGTGCGCACCGTGTCCGATCGCGACTGGGTGGTGACGCTGGACATCACGGCGGACGAGTACTACGGCGCCGAGCAGGTCAAGCGCGCCCTGGTGCGCTATCCGATCAAGGTCACGCGGGTGGACGTCGATCCCGCCCGTAACCCGTTCGGCCTGGCGCTGGACTGCTACGACGGCGCGCCCCAGCGCATCAGTGCACCGGAGCCGACGCGCCCGGCGCCGAGTGGCCTGTCTCCGCAAGCGCCTCAAGGAGGAAACACCCCATGA
- a CDS encoding TIGR03749 family integrating conjugative element protein, translating into MKHPVLALLGLLAVAAAPVAHAVEILRWERMPLAVPLKVGQERIVFIDRNVRVGVPAGVGERLRVQSAGGAVYLRASEPIEPTRLQLQDADTGALILLDIAAEPPKDGEAELEPVRIVEGDSAPGRYGEQADSAEAPARAQGQAGARTARRETPVPVVLTRFAAQNLYAPLRTVEPLPGVMRVNLPRDLDLDTLMPTLPVRAVALASWRLEDQWVTAVRLTNGSGGWITLDPRVLQGDFLTATFQHEALGPRGTPEDTTVLYLVTRGRGLAQSLLPAIHRFDPAVHLPQPDGDENTKEARHAQ; encoded by the coding sequence ATGAAGCACCCTGTACTCGCGCTGCTGGGGCTACTGGCCGTGGCCGCGGCACCCGTCGCCCATGCAGTGGAAATCCTGCGCTGGGAACGCATGCCACTGGCAGTGCCGCTGAAGGTCGGTCAGGAACGCATCGTGTTCATCGACCGCAACGTGCGCGTGGGCGTGCCCGCGGGCGTGGGCGAACGCCTGCGCGTGCAGAGTGCGGGGGGCGCGGTGTACCTGCGCGCCAGCGAGCCGATCGAGCCCACGCGGTTGCAACTGCAGGACGCCGACACGGGCGCGCTGATCCTGCTGGACATCGCAGCCGAACCACCCAAGGACGGGGAAGCCGAGCTGGAGCCGGTGCGCATCGTCGAGGGTGACAGCGCACCGGGACGCTATGGCGAGCAGGCCGACAGTGCCGAGGCCCCGGCACGCGCCCAGGGCCAAGCAGGTGCGCGGACCGCGCGGCGCGAAACTCCGGTCCCTGTCGTGCTGACGCGCTTCGCCGCGCAGAACCTCTACGCACCGCTGCGCACCGTCGAGCCGCTTCCGGGCGTCATGCGGGTCAACCTGCCCCGCGACCTCGACCTGGACACACTGATGCCAACGCTGCCCGTGCGCGCGGTCGCACTCGCGTCGTGGCGCCTGGAGGACCAGTGGGTCACTGCCGTGCGCCTAACCAACGGCAGCGGCGGCTGGATCACGCTCGACCCGCGCGTGCTGCAAGGCGATTTCCTCACCGCCACCTTCCAGCACGAGGCGCTGGGCCCGCGCGGCACGCCCGAGGACACGACCGTCCTGTACCTGGTCACGCGCGGCCGCGGTCTCGCGCAGTCGCTGCTGCCGGCGATTCACCGCTTCGACCCGGCCGTGCATCTGCCGCAGCCGGACGGCGACGAGAACACCAAGGAGGCCCGCCATGCGCAGTAA
- a CDS encoding TIGR03752 family integrating conjugative element protein — translation MRSNGLLKWLMIPVAILVLFVGIRLFSGGGSTAPPAADNGAQLTPDEMKALGIEGDTPRDTVATLVAQVKQLRTELQTALSDNKSQREENQRLRQRENSIDQRINSALESERSNLRRDQEQAASARQQTEGLLADLQRRLDSIGGRGGGHADLPVGLGLQGGDEAGMEGGVRWVEPDDAKPAEGRNGGRGASGGMSFPTSFGPAQSTLETTAETVANAGARAAGVKSAKPVYTVPTNSTLMGSVAMTALIGRVPIDGTVNDPYPFKVLVGPDNLTANGIDIPDVAGAVFSGTASGDWTLSCVRGQVRSITFVFHDGTIRTIPEDREGNQQNNQQRDGLGWISDPHGIPCVSGERRSNAQQYLGSQALITAAGAGVASLIESDSGRMSYVGSDGSIGTVGITGQEAVGQILAGGVRDMSAWVNKLYGQAFAAVYVQPGAKVAVHLEKPLAIDFDPEGRKVDHRAGESHALELD, via the coding sequence ATGCGCAGTAACGGCCTGCTCAAGTGGCTGATGATCCCTGTTGCCATCCTGGTGCTGTTCGTCGGTATCCGGCTGTTCTCGGGTGGAGGCAGCACGGCGCCACCCGCGGCGGACAACGGCGCCCAGCTCACGCCCGATGAAATGAAGGCGCTGGGCATCGAAGGCGACACCCCGCGCGACACCGTGGCGACGCTCGTTGCCCAAGTGAAGCAGTTGCGCACCGAGCTTCAGACCGCGCTCTCGGACAACAAGTCGCAGCGTGAAGAGAACCAGCGACTGCGCCAGCGCGAGAACTCCATCGACCAGCGCATCAACTCGGCGCTCGAATCCGAGCGGTCCAACCTGCGCCGCGACCAAGAGCAGGCGGCCAGCGCGCGCCAGCAGACCGAAGGGCTGCTCGCCGACCTGCAGCGGCGTCTGGACAGCATCGGCGGGCGCGGCGGCGGCCATGCGGACCTGCCCGTGGGCCTGGGGCTGCAGGGCGGCGACGAGGCAGGCATGGAGGGCGGCGTGCGGTGGGTCGAGCCGGACGACGCAAAGCCCGCCGAGGGGCGCAACGGGGGGCGTGGCGCGAGCGGCGGCATGAGCTTCCCCACGAGCTTCGGCCCGGCGCAGAGCACGCTCGAAACCACTGCGGAAACCGTGGCCAACGCGGGCGCCCGCGCCGCCGGGGTCAAGAGTGCCAAGCCGGTCTACACCGTGCCGACCAACTCCACGCTCATGGGTTCGGTCGCCATGACAGCGCTGATCGGCCGCGTGCCGATCGACGGCACGGTCAACGATCCCTATCCGTTCAAAGTTCTGGTCGGGCCGGACAACCTGACCGCCAATGGCATCGACATTCCCGACGTGGCCGGCGCCGTGTTCAGCGGCACCGCTTCGGGCGACTGGACGCTCTCGTGCGTGCGCGGCCAGGTGCGCAGCATCACGTTCGTCTTCCACGACGGCACGATTCGCACGATCCCCGAAGACCGCGAGGGCAACCAGCAGAACAACCAACAGCGCGATGGCTTGGGCTGGATCAGCGATCCCCACGGCATTCCTTGCGTCAGCGGCGAGCGGCGCAGCAACGCCCAGCAATACCTCGGCTCGCAGGCCCTGATCACCGCGGCCGGCGCCGGTGTGGCCTCACTCATCGAGAGCGACAGCGGCCGCATGTCCTATGTCGGCTCGGACGGCTCCATCGGCACCGTGGGCATCACCGGCCAGGAAGCGGTCGGCCAGATTCTGGCGGGCGGCGTGCGGGACATGTCGGCCTGGGTCAACAAGTTGTACGGCCAGGCGTTCGCCGCCGTCTATGTCCAGCCCGGCGCCAAGGTTGCCGTCCACCTCGAAAAGCCGCTCGCCATCGACTTCGATCCCGAAGGCCGCAAGGTCGATCACCGCGCAGGAGAAAGCCATGCACTCGAACTTGACTAA
- a CDS encoding TIGR03751 family conjugal transfer lipoprotein, producing the protein MHSNLTNLARGLALALAVAVLGGCATSKEKLLTHGDRTMMDIWQQEAGDGGGAAGRNAGRQLLDARQSLRRPLTDADVQVAPVEQMRYTRTARNEVHRQFQRLPNPDLVMYVYPHLAGTDPVPVPGYTTVFPLNQRIQYAMPGERVEAY; encoded by the coding sequence ATGCACTCGAACTTGACTAACCTGGCCCGTGGCCTGGCACTGGCCCTCGCCGTCGCGGTGCTTGGCGGCTGCGCCACCAGCAAGGAAAAGCTGCTGACCCACGGTGACCGCACGATGATGGACATCTGGCAGCAGGAGGCCGGCGACGGCGGTGGCGCAGCCGGACGGAACGCCGGCCGCCAGCTGCTCGATGCGCGCCAGAGCCTGCGTCGGCCCCTGACCGACGCCGACGTGCAGGTCGCACCCGTCGAGCAGATGCGCTACACGCGCACCGCGCGCAATGAGGTCCACCGCCAGTTCCAGCGTCTGCCCAATCCCGATCTCGTCATGTACGTGTATCCGCACCTGGCGGGCACGGACCCCGTGCCGGTGCCGGGCTACACGACGGTCTTCCCGCTCAACCAGCGCATCCAGTACGCCATGCCAGGCGAGCGCGTGGAGGCCTACTGA